A single Primulina eburnea isolate SZY01 chromosome 11, ASM2296580v1, whole genome shotgun sequence DNA region contains:
- the LOC140806013 gene encoding NAC domain-containing protein 78-like isoform X2, which translates to MGKKKSSAPTNMLAPGFRFHPTDEELVRYYLRRKVCGKSFQLDAIAEIDIYKTEPWDLPSMSRLKSRDLEWYFFSVLDRKYGNGARTNRATEKGYWKTTGKDREVYHRKQIVGMKKTLVYHNGRAPKGQRSNWVMHEYRLVDLELEGAGISQDAFVLCRVFQKSGSGPKNGEQYGAPFLEEEWENDELESVPKVEVLEEEDFGDDAYLDGNYLEQILGSDVSADTTHPQLNFQSADGHGGETAESVGDTKDTQKILDCADQLYCGPEELEDTNLYGLPTSCDMNINLVKHEYIGESSKSGNSEDVDYLLDEPFLDSTDYLPFGGDGFIEASDLSNPVEANTSTFDMFEEYLTYFDANEDHSQNFAPDRSAILESEGALVSDRTSLCQKEPNEKTKQDVTRSGQLVDNDFKYPFIKQASRMLGNIHAPPAFAEEFPLKNASMHFNSVPQSSSSTHFTAGMIQLRNVTVGNNGTVPPRKHENLNIILSFGFSRGEDGSANLESSVSIHPGKTVSAITRDWLYFIFLCVLLLSMTFKIGVRICAN; encoded by the exons ATGGGCAAGAAAAAGTCTTCCGCACCCACGAATATGCTGGCGCCGGGCTTCCGATTCCATCCGACGGACGAGGAATTGGTGCGGTATTATCTGAGGCGGAAAGTCTGCGGGAAATCGTTTCAATTGGACGCGATCGCTGAGATCGATATCTACAAGACCGAGCCTTGGGATCTTCCAA GCATGTCAAGGCTGAAGAGTAGAGATCTGGAGTGGTATTTCTTCAGTGTGCTGGATAGGAAATATGGCAATGGAGCAAGGACAAACAGGGCAACTGAAAAAGGGTATTGGAAAACGACTGGAAAGGACAGGGAAGTTTACCATAGAAAACAGATTGTGGGCATGAAGAAAACTCTGGTTTATCATAATGGACGTGCTCCAAAGGGTCAGAGGAGCAACTGGGTTATGCATGAGTACAGGCTTGTTGACTTAGAACTGGAGGGAGCTGGAATATCTCAG GATGCATTTGTGCTCTGCCGGGTCTTTCAGAAAAGCGGTTCGGGGCCCAAGAACGGTGAACAGTATGGGGCACCATTTTTGGAGGAGGAATGGGAGAATGATGAGTTGGAATCAGTTCCCAAAGTGGAGGTTTTAGAGGAAGAGGACTTTGGTGATGATGCCTATCTGGACGGGAATTACCTTGAGCAG ATTCTTGGATCAGACGTTTCAGCGGATACTACTCATCCTCAGTTGAACTTCCAATCTGCTGATGGTCATGGTGGTGAAACAGCTGAATCAGTTGGCGACACCAAAGACACCCAGAAGATCCTGGATTGTGCTGACCAACTATACTGTGGaccagaggagttagaggataCAAACTTATATGGATTGCCTACTAGTTGTGATATGAACATAAATTTAGTCAAGCATGAATACATTGGTGAATCCAGCAAATCTGGGAATTCTGAGGATGTGGATTACTTACTGGACGAACCATTTCTGGATTCTACTGATTATCTTCCATTTGGAGGTGATGGTTTCATCGAAGCTAGTGATCTCTCCAATCCCGTTGAAGCAAACACTTCTACTTTCGACATGTTTGAGGAGTACCTTACGTACTTTGATGCCAATGAGGACCATTCTCAGAACTTCGCTCCTGATCGTTCAGCAATACTTGAAAGTGAGGGTGCTCTTGTTTCTGATCGCACATCCCTTTGTCAGAAG GAACCAAATGAAAAGACTAAGCAAGATGTTACACGAAGTGGACAGCTTGTTGACAATG ATTTCAAGTATCCATTCATCAAACAGGCAAGTCGAATGCTGGGTAACATCCACGCACCACCTGCATTTGCTGAAGAATTCCCTCTAAAGAATGCGAGCATGCATTTCAATTCCGTGCCCCAATCTTCCAGTTCTACGCATTTCACTGCTGGCATGATTCAGCTAAGGAATGTGACAGTAGGCAACAATGGAACTGTCCCACCTCGAAAGCATGAGAACCTGAACATTATTCTTTCATTTGGCTTTTCACGTGGTGAAGATGGTTCTGCCAACTTGGAATCGAGCGTAAGCATACATCCAGGGAAGACTGTCTCAGCTATCACCAGGGATTGGTTATATTTCATCTTTCTATGTGTCTTACTTCTCTCCATGACCTTTAAAATAGGGGTGCGTATATGTGCCAATTAA
- the LOC140806014 gene encoding malate dehydrogenase [NADP], chloroplastic-like, producing the protein MAVAELNTSSSCKRPGLYNSLKGSCALSPHYNHRSVFLRPAPASRGSKICCSVTSNEIQAPVAVNIEDPKKKADCYGVFCLTYDLKAEEETQSWKKLINIAVSGAAGMISNHLLFRLASGEVFGTNQPIALKLLGSQRSIQALEGVAMELEDSLFPLLREVSIGIDPYEVFQDAEWALLIGAKPRGPGMERAGLLDINGQIFAAQGKALNAVASRNVKVIVVGNPCNTNALICLKNAPNIPAKNFHALTRLDENRAKCQLALKAGVFYDKVSNVTIWGNHSTTQVPDFLNAKIDGLPVKKVIKDTKWLEEEFTEKVQKRGGVLIQKWGRSSAASTAVSILDAIRSLVTPTPEGDWFSSGVYTTGNPYGIAEDIVFSMPCRSKGDGDYELVKDVVFDDYLWSRIKKTEAELLAEKKCVAHLTGEGIAVCDLPEDTMLPGEM; encoded by the exons ATGGCGGTGGCAGAGTTAAACACTTCTTCTTCATGCAAAAGACCCGGCCTTTACAATTCTCTAAAGGGTTCTTGCGCGCTAAGTCCTCATTACAATCATCGTTCTGTTTTCCTCAGGCCAGCCCCCGCATCCCGCGGTTCAAAGATTTGCTGCTCTGTAACTTCCAA TGAAATTCAAGCACCGGTGGCTGTGAATATCGAGGACCCGAAAAAGAAAGCCGATTGTTATGGTGTCTTTTGTCTCACTTATGATCTCAAAGCT GAAGAGGAAACTCAATCTTGGAAGAAACTGATAAATATCGCTGTCTCTGGTGCAGCAGGGATGATATCCAATCATCTTCTTTTCAGA CTTGCTTCTGGCGAGGTTTTTGGAACAAATCAACCAATTGCATTAAAACTATTGGGATCCCAGCGTTCTATCCAAGCTCTTGAAG GAGTTGCAATGGAACTAGAGGACTCTTTGTTTCCTTTGTTGAGGGAAGTGAGCATCGGCATTGATCCATATGAGGTGTTCCAAGATGCAGAATGGGCACTTTTGATTGGAGCAAAACCTCGTGGCCCCGGAATGGAACGAGCCGGCTTACTAGACATAAATGGGCAGATTTTTGCTGCACAG GGAAAAGCCCTAAATGCTGTCGCATCCCGTAATGTAAAAGTGATTGTTGTGGGCAACCCTTGTAATACTAA TGCTTTGATTTGTTTGAAGAATGCTCCAAATATTCCTGCAAAAAATTTCCACGCCCTGACTAGATTAGATGAAAATCGAGCAAAATGTCAG CTCGCCTTGAAGGCAGGAGTCTTTTATGACAAAGTTTCTAATGTTACCATATGGGGAAACCACTCAACAACGCAG GTTCCCGACTTTTTAAATGCCAAAATAGATGGTTTACCTGTGAAAAAGGTTATCAAAGATACAAAGTGGTTGGAAGAAGAATTCACTGAGAAGGTCCAAAAG AGAGGTGGTGTACTCATTCAGAAATGGGGAAGGTCCTCAGCTGCATCCACTGCCGTTTCAATTTTAGACGCAATAAGATCTCTTGTAACTCCTACCCCAGAAGGGGATTGGTTCTCATCCGGA GTGTATACGACTGGAAATCCGTATGGTATAGCAGAGGATATTGTTTTCAGTATGCCATGCAGATCAAAA GGAGATGGTGATTATGAACTAGTGAAAGATGTGGTATTTGATGACTACCTTTGGAGTCGAATAAAAAAG ACAGAAGCTGAACTTCTAGCTGAGAAGAAATGTGTTGCTCATCTCACCGGAGAG GGTATTGCTGTGTGTGATCTTCCCGAAGATACGATGCTTCCAGGAGAAATGTAA
- the LOC140806013 gene encoding NAC domain-containing protein 53-like isoform X1 — MGKKKSSAPTNMLAPGFRFHPTDEELVRYYLRRKVCGKSFQLDAIAEIDIYKTEPWDLPSMSRLKSRDLEWYFFSVLDRKYGNGARTNRATEKGYWKTTGKDREVYHRKQIVGMKKTLVYHNGRAPKGQRSNWVMHEYRLVDLELEGAGISQDAFVLCRVFQKSGSGPKNGEQYGAPFLEEEWENDELESVPKVEVLEEEDFGDDAYLDGNYLEQILGSDVSADTTHPQLNFQSADGHGGETAESVGDTKDTQKILDCADQLYCGPEELEDTNLYGLPTSCDMNINLVKHEYIGESSKSGNSEDVDYLLDEPFLDSTDYLPFGGDGFIEASDLSNPVEANTSTFDMFEEYLTYFDANEDHSQNFAPDRSAILESEGALVSDRTSLCQKEPNEKTKQDVTRSGQLVDNGNGYSALPLHDQELGKYQSDFKYPFIKQASRMLGNIHAPPAFAEEFPLKNASMHFNSVPQSSSSTHFTAGMIQLRNVTVGNNGTVPPRKHENLNIILSFGFSRGEDGSANLESSVSIHPGKTVSAITRDWLYFIFLCVLLLSMTFKIGVRICAN; from the exons ATGGGCAAGAAAAAGTCTTCCGCACCCACGAATATGCTGGCGCCGGGCTTCCGATTCCATCCGACGGACGAGGAATTGGTGCGGTATTATCTGAGGCGGAAAGTCTGCGGGAAATCGTTTCAATTGGACGCGATCGCTGAGATCGATATCTACAAGACCGAGCCTTGGGATCTTCCAA GCATGTCAAGGCTGAAGAGTAGAGATCTGGAGTGGTATTTCTTCAGTGTGCTGGATAGGAAATATGGCAATGGAGCAAGGACAAACAGGGCAACTGAAAAAGGGTATTGGAAAACGACTGGAAAGGACAGGGAAGTTTACCATAGAAAACAGATTGTGGGCATGAAGAAAACTCTGGTTTATCATAATGGACGTGCTCCAAAGGGTCAGAGGAGCAACTGGGTTATGCATGAGTACAGGCTTGTTGACTTAGAACTGGAGGGAGCTGGAATATCTCAG GATGCATTTGTGCTCTGCCGGGTCTTTCAGAAAAGCGGTTCGGGGCCCAAGAACGGTGAACAGTATGGGGCACCATTTTTGGAGGAGGAATGGGAGAATGATGAGTTGGAATCAGTTCCCAAAGTGGAGGTTTTAGAGGAAGAGGACTTTGGTGATGATGCCTATCTGGACGGGAATTACCTTGAGCAG ATTCTTGGATCAGACGTTTCAGCGGATACTACTCATCCTCAGTTGAACTTCCAATCTGCTGATGGTCATGGTGGTGAAACAGCTGAATCAGTTGGCGACACCAAAGACACCCAGAAGATCCTGGATTGTGCTGACCAACTATACTGTGGaccagaggagttagaggataCAAACTTATATGGATTGCCTACTAGTTGTGATATGAACATAAATTTAGTCAAGCATGAATACATTGGTGAATCCAGCAAATCTGGGAATTCTGAGGATGTGGATTACTTACTGGACGAACCATTTCTGGATTCTACTGATTATCTTCCATTTGGAGGTGATGGTTTCATCGAAGCTAGTGATCTCTCCAATCCCGTTGAAGCAAACACTTCTACTTTCGACATGTTTGAGGAGTACCTTACGTACTTTGATGCCAATGAGGACCATTCTCAGAACTTCGCTCCTGATCGTTCAGCAATACTTGAAAGTGAGGGTGCTCTTGTTTCTGATCGCACATCCCTTTGTCAGAAG GAACCAAATGAAAAGACTAAGCAAGATGTTACACGAAGTGGACAGCTTGTTGACAATGGTAATGGTTATTCTGCACTTCCATTACATGACCAAGAGTTAGGAAAATATCAATCAG ATTTCAAGTATCCATTCATCAAACAGGCAAGTCGAATGCTGGGTAACATCCACGCACCACCTGCATTTGCTGAAGAATTCCCTCTAAAGAATGCGAGCATGCATTTCAATTCCGTGCCCCAATCTTCCAGTTCTACGCATTTCACTGCTGGCATGATTCAGCTAAGGAATGTGACAGTAGGCAACAATGGAACTGTCCCACCTCGAAAGCATGAGAACCTGAACATTATTCTTTCATTTGGCTTTTCACGTGGTGAAGATGGTTCTGCCAACTTGGAATCGAGCGTAAGCATACATCCAGGGAAGACTGTCTCAGCTATCACCAGGGATTGGTTATATTTCATCTTTCTATGTGTCTTACTTCTCTCCATGACCTTTAAAATAGGGGTGCGTATATGTGCCAATTAA